A portion of the Streptomyces coeruleoprunus genome contains these proteins:
- a CDS encoding carbohydrate-binding protein yields MLHRHAKVACAAATAVGALVLTSLPGVAGAVEPAPPTIPSAAVSMGADKPSPDVLAAMGRDLGLTRAQAQQRLVNEAEAGATAGRLRAALGRDFAGAWVSGTVSGTLTVATADPADAAAIRAAGARPKVVRHRLGALDAAKARLDRAATRARTTDVPVRYVDMATNAVTVQAVRKAAADALLTAAGVDRSLVRVVASAERPRPLYDIRGGDAYYLGNGGRCSVGFAVTKGTQQGFATAGHCGRAGTPTRGFNQLAQGTFQASTFPGRDTAWVLTNANWTATPYVKGQAGQNVRVTGSAQAVVGASICRSGSTTGWHCGTIQQHDTSVTYPEGTVSGVTRTSVCAEPGDSGGSYISGSQAQGLTSGGSGDCTSGGITYYQPINPLLEAYALTLKTAVNTGEPGEPGEPGEPGGTWAAGTVYTAGDRVTYGGATYRCLQTHQAQPGWEPPNVPALWQRL; encoded by the coding sequence ATGCTCCACAGACACGCCAAGGTCGCGTGTGCCGCCGCGACCGCCGTCGGCGCGCTTGTGCTGACCTCCCTGCCCGGCGTGGCCGGCGCCGTCGAGCCCGCACCGCCGACGATCCCCTCGGCGGCCGTGAGCATGGGCGCCGACAAACCGTCCCCGGACGTGCTCGCCGCCATGGGACGCGACCTCGGCCTCACCCGCGCCCAGGCCCAGCAGCGCCTCGTCAACGAGGCGGAGGCGGGCGCCACCGCCGGCCGCCTGCGCGCCGCGCTCGGCCGGGACTTCGCGGGCGCCTGGGTCAGCGGCACCGTCTCCGGCACCCTCACCGTCGCCACCGCCGACCCGGCCGACGCCGCCGCCATCCGGGCCGCCGGAGCCCGGCCCAAGGTCGTCCGCCACCGGCTCGGCGCGCTCGACGCGGCCAAGGCCCGGCTGGACCGCGCCGCGACCCGCGCGCGCACCACCGACGTGCCCGTCCGGTACGTCGACATGGCCACCAACGCCGTCACCGTCCAGGCCGTGCGGAAGGCCGCCGCCGACGCGCTGCTCACCGCGGCGGGCGTCGACCGGTCCCTCGTCCGTGTCGTCGCGTCGGCCGAGCGGCCCCGCCCGCTGTACGACATCCGCGGCGGCGACGCGTACTACCTCGGCAACGGCGGCCGCTGCTCCGTCGGCTTCGCCGTCACGAAGGGCACCCAGCAGGGCTTCGCCACCGCGGGCCACTGCGGCCGCGCGGGCACCCCGACCCGCGGCTTCAACCAGCTCGCCCAGGGCACCTTCCAGGCGTCCACCTTCCCCGGCCGCGACACGGCCTGGGTCCTCACCAACGCCAACTGGACCGCCACCCCCTACGTCAAGGGCCAGGCCGGACAGAACGTGCGGGTCACCGGCTCCGCCCAGGCCGTCGTGGGCGCCTCGATCTGCCGCTCGGGCTCCACCACCGGCTGGCACTGCGGCACCATCCAGCAGCACGACACCAGCGTCACCTACCCCGAGGGCACGGTCAGCGGCGTCACCCGCACCTCGGTGTGCGCCGAGCCGGGCGACTCGGGCGGCTCCTACATCTCCGGCAGCCAGGCCCAGGGCCTCACCTCGGGCGGCTCCGGCGACTGCACCAGCGGCGGCATCACGTACTACCAGCCGATCAACCCGTTGCTCGAGGCGTACGCGCTCACCCTGAAGACCGCCGTGAACACCGGCGAGCCGGGCGAGCCGGGTGAACCGGGCGAGCCGGGCGGCACCTGGGCCGCAGGCACCGTCTACACGGCCGGCGACCGGGTCACCTACGGCGGCGCCACCTACCGCTGCCTCCAGACGCACCAGGCGCAGCCCGGCTGGGAACCGCCGAACGTCCCCGCCCTCTGGCAGCGCCTCTGA
- a CDS encoding DUF488 domain-containing protein: MTRTPPRSRPRLRRVYDPAAPDDGTRVLVDRLWPRGLTKEDAHIDEWPKSVTPSTELRRWFHDLDDADEEDAFEEFRRRYEAELAAPEATRALTQLRELAARGPLTLLTASKTPERSHASVLRDLLTG; encoded by the coding sequence ATGACGCGTACCCCGCCCCGCTCGCGCCCGCGCCTGCGCCGTGTCTACGACCCGGCCGCCCCCGACGACGGCACGCGCGTCCTCGTCGACCGGCTCTGGCCCCGGGGCCTGACCAAGGAGGACGCGCACATCGACGAGTGGCCCAAGTCCGTCACCCCGTCCACCGAACTGCGCCGCTGGTTCCACGACCTGGACGACGCGGACGAGGAGGACGCGTTCGAGGAGTTCCGCCGCCGCTACGAGGCCGAACTGGCAGCCCCGGAGGCCACCCGGGCCCTCACCCAGCTCCGCGAACTGGCCGCCCGGGGCCCGCTGACCCTCCTGACGGCCTCCAAGACCCCGGAACGAAGCCACGCCTCCGTCCTGCGCGACCTCCTGACCGGATGA
- the solA gene encoding N-methyl-L-tryptophan oxidase has product MSSAGDVIVVGLGGMGSAAAAHLAERGARVLGLDRFGPVHDRGSSHGGSRMTRQSYFEDPAYVPLLLRAYELYERLERDTGLDVVRLCGGLMLGRPESRTVAGALRSARRWDLPYELLDARAIRARFPVFAPRDAEVALYEARAGVLRPEHTVAGHLRIAARAGARLRFEEPVLGWEPYGGGVRVRTGRGTYTAGQLVVCPGAWAPGLLSDLGVPFTVERQVTYWFEPDGGVGPFLPDRHPVWIWEDADDGVQFYGFPALDGPGRGVKAAFFREGGRVCDPEAIDRTVHDGEVARIADRLAARAAGLPGRFVRAATCMYTNTPDEHFVVARHPLHPDVVTVACGFSGHGFKFTPVVGEILADLALTGGTRHPIGLFDPARLPGGEARGRAGGGDPGPAP; this is encoded by the coding sequence GTGTCGTCGGCTGGTGACGTGATCGTGGTGGGGCTGGGCGGCATGGGCAGTGCGGCCGCCGCCCATCTGGCGGAGCGGGGCGCCCGCGTGCTGGGCCTGGACCGGTTCGGGCCGGTCCACGACCGGGGCTCCAGCCACGGCGGCTCGCGCATGACCCGGCAGTCGTACTTCGAGGACCCGGCGTACGTGCCGCTGCTGCTGCGCGCGTACGAGCTGTACGAGCGGCTGGAGCGGGACACCGGCCTGGACGTCGTCAGGCTGTGCGGCGGGCTCATGCTGGGTCGCCCCGAGTCGCGTACCGTCGCCGGGGCGCTGCGCTCGGCGCGCCGCTGGGACCTGCCGTACGAGCTGCTGGACGCGCGGGCGATCAGGGCCCGGTTCCCGGTGTTCGCGCCGCGGGACGCCGAGGTCGCCCTGTACGAGGCGCGGGCCGGGGTGCTGCGGCCGGAGCACACGGTCGCGGGGCACCTGCGGATCGCGGCGCGGGCGGGGGCCCGGCTGCGCTTCGAGGAGCCGGTGCTGGGCTGGGAGCCGTACGGCGGCGGGGTGCGGGTGCGCACGGGGCGGGGCACGTACACGGCGGGACAGCTGGTGGTGTGCCCGGGGGCGTGGGCGCCCGGGCTGCTGTCGGATCTCGGTGTGCCGTTCACGGTGGAGCGGCAGGTCACGTACTGGTTCGAGCCGGACGGGGGCGTCGGGCCCTTCCTGCCGGACCGGCATCCGGTCTGGATCTGGGAGGACGCGGACGACGGGGTGCAGTTCTACGGGTTCCCGGCGTTGGACGGGCCGGGGCGGGGCGTGAAGGCGGCGTTCTTCCGCGAGGGCGGCCGGGTGTGCGACCCGGAGGCGATCGACCGCACGGTGCACGACGGGGAGGTGGCGAGGATCGCCGACCGCCTGGCGGCCCGTGCGGCGGGCCTGCCGGGCCGCTTCGTCAGGGCCGCGACCTGCATGTACACGAACACCCCGGACGAGCACTTCGTGGTCGCCCGGCATCCGCTGCACCCGGACGTGGTGACGGTGGCGTGCGGGTTCTCCGGGCACGGGTTCAAGTTCACGCCCGTAGTGGGCGAGATTCTGGCCGACCTCGCGCTGACCGGCGGCACCCGGCACCCGATCGGGCTGTTCGATCCGGCACGACTGCCGGGCGGAGAGGCGCGGGGCCGGGCCGGTGGTGGGGACCCGGGCCCCGCGCCGTGA
- a CDS encoding carboxymuconolactone decarboxylase family protein codes for METRSITAEVPMVPRMSEDPAELVPDLAEVSAALFKVTGNGSVPRSTISLVQLRAGQIVGSTYLTVLHTGFLRKAGQSEERITSVASWQDSPYFTGAERAALALVEAVLQPSAGGERVSDELYAQAAEHYEAKALATLMFAIGQVNFFIPVALIAKPVPGRSFTDPWK; via the coding sequence ATGGAAACACGTTCGATCACGGCTGAGGTACCGATGGTTCCGCGGATGTCCGAGGATCCCGCGGAGCTCGTTCCCGATCTGGCGGAGGTATCGGCGGCGCTGTTCAAGGTCACCGGCAACGGTTCGGTGCCGCGCTCCACGATCAGCTTGGTCCAGCTGCGCGCCGGACAGATCGTCGGCAGCACCTACCTGACCGTTCTGCACACGGGCTTCCTGCGCAAGGCCGGGCAGTCGGAGGAGCGGATCACGTCGGTGGCGTCCTGGCAGGACTCGCCGTACTTCACTGGTGCCGAGCGTGCCGCGCTGGCACTTGTGGAAGCGGTGCTTCAGCCGTCCGCAGGCGGCGAGAGGGTCTCCGACGAGCTGTATGCCCAGGCAGCCGAGCACTATGAGGCCAAGGCGCTCGCCACGCTGATGTTCGCGATCGGCCAGGTCAACTTCTTCATCCCCGTGGCGCTCATTGCCAAGCCCGTGCCCGGCCGGTCGTTCACCGACCCGTGGAAGTGA